The Deltaproteobacteria bacterium genome window below encodes:
- a CDS encoding succinate dehydrogenase/fumarate reductase iron-sulfur subunit, whose amino-acid sequence MAGKTINLVLKVWRQKGSKEEGQFKEYEAKNISTDASFLEMLDAVNEELISKGDDPIAFDHDCREGICGTCGFMINGNAHGPQKSTTVCQLHMRHFVDGEAVTLEPWRATAFPIIKDLMVDRSAFDRIIKSGGYISVNTGNAPDGNVLPIPKQDVDEAFNSAACIGCGACVASCKNASAALFTSAKITHLALLPQGKVEKDQRALRMISQMDEEGFGACTSTGTCSASCPKDISLINIASMNMDYLKASITKKPEIESGGGA is encoded by the coding sequence ATGGCAGGTAAAACGATTAATTTAGTTTTAAAAGTATGGCGACAAAAAGGATCTAAAGAAGAAGGTCAGTTTAAAGAATATGAAGCAAAAAATATTTCAACAGACGCCTCTTTTTTAGAAATGTTAGACGCTGTAAATGAAGAGCTGATTTCAAAAGGTGATGATCCCATTGCTTTTGACCACGACTGTCGTGAGGGAATTTGTGGTACTTGTGGATTTATGATTAACGGAAATGCTCATGGTCCACAAAAATCAACAACAGTCTGTCAACTACATATGCGTCACTTTGTTGATGGAGAAGCTGTGACCCTTGAGCCTTGGCGAGCCACCGCGTTTCCAATTATTAAAGACCTCATGGTCGATCGCTCTGCCTTTGATAGAATTATCAAATCTGGTGGGTATATTTCTGTAAATACAGGGAATGCTCCAGATGGAAATGTGTTACCTATTCCCAAACAAGATGTAGACGAAGCTTTTAACTCAGCTGCGTGCATTGGTTGTGGTGCCTGTGTGGCCTCTTGTAAAAATGCCTCAGCCGCCTTATTTACGTCAGCCAAGATCACTCACCTGGCTTTATTGCCCCAAGGAAAAGTGGAAAAGGATCAGCGAGCACTTCGAATGATTTCGCAGATGGATGAAGAGGGTTTTGGAGCCTGCACGAGCACGGGAACTTGCTCTGCTTCCTGCCCAAAAGATATTAGCCTTATTAATATTGCCAGTATGAATATGGATTATTTAAAAGCAAGTATTACCAAAAAACCAGAAATTGAATCTGGCGGCGGTGCTTAA
- a CDS encoding FHA domain-containing protein, with protein sequence MAFLIEITEGIQKGERFRVVNGATLGRRKADIAIKDPNVSSLHAKIEMVPNQPPIIVDQNSRNGLILNGIVVSRITLQNDTEFIVGDTPFKVFEVTDKELERLLPTKIWEERFSNYLNSHKPIFHKSEQLIPFVPKIELHFMQGLQFEETYLVGYGPRSAGLYSLDLAIHDEACPEQAFKLIPTTEGAKILNCSLDKVFLNDDVFESSILISGDKIKIGDTVINVLFLTA encoded by the coding sequence ATGGCCTTTCTTATCGAAATTACAGAAGGAATTCAAAAAGGTGAGCGCTTTCGGGTAGTTAATGGCGCGACCCTTGGAAGAAGAAAAGCGGATATTGCGATTAAAGATCCAAATGTCTCTTCCCTTCATGCTAAAATTGAAATGGTTCCGAATCAACCACCCATTATCGTGGATCAAAACTCACGAAATGGACTCATTTTAAATGGAATTGTTGTCTCCAGAATTACGCTCCAAAATGACACAGAGTTTATTGTTGGAGACACTCCATTTAAAGTATTTGAGGTCACAGACAAGGAGCTTGAGCGTCTGCTACCTACTAAAATTTGGGAGGAGCGTTTTTCTAATTATCTGAATTCCCACAAACCTATTTTTCATAAATCTGAGCAATTAATCCCATTTGTTCCCAAAATTGAACTCCATTTTATGCAAGGTTTACAGTTTGAGGAAACTTATCTTGTTGGTTATGGGCCTCGAAGCGCTGGTCTCTATTCTTTAGATCTAGCCATTCATGATGAAGCCTGTCCTGAGCAAGCTTTTAAGCTAATTCCAACGACCGAAGGAGCGAAAATTTTAAACTGCTCTTTAGACAAGGTTTTTCTAAACGACGATGTTTTTGAATCCTCAATATTGATTAGTGGTGATAAAATCAAAATCGGGGATACAGTAATAAATGTTCTTTTCCTAACTGCTTAA
- the rpsF gene encoding 30S ribosomal protein S6: protein MKLDLKRPKLINNYEVVVLFHPDTSLEEQKEVFRKNKETLKNYTGEFYSMETWGKRNLAYPINKLKKAYFVHALFQSEPSAVAELERTMRINDKVLRFMHTRLDSRKNLAKHLEAFKSQLKISAEKEREKEAKIQARKAARAAAASSGD, encoded by the coding sequence ATGAAATTAGACCTTAAGAGGCCAAAATTAATCAACAATTATGAAGTTGTTGTACTTTTTCACCCTGATACTTCTCTTGAAGAGCAAAAAGAAGTTTTTAGAAAAAATAAAGAAACTCTAAAAAATTATACGGGTGAGTTTTACTCTATGGAAACATGGGGAAAAAGAAATTTAGCATACCCAATTAATAAATTAAAAAAAGCTTATTTTGTTCATGCTTTATTTCAATCGGAGCCAAGCGCTGTGGCCGAGCTTGAAAGAACCATGCGTATTAATGATAAGGTTTTAAGATTTATGCACACGAGATTAGATTCTAGAAAAAATTTGGCTAAACATCTTGAAGCCTTTAAGAGTCAATTAAAGATCTCTGCAGAAAAGGAAAGAGAAAAAGAAGCCAAGATTCAAGCTAGAAAAGCGGCAAGAGCGGCAGCAGCTTCATCAGGAGATTAA
- a CDS encoding site-specific DNA inversion stimulation factor, giving the protein MTPNLNSSDNLFVANLQSVSLEKLVKSKLEVLFQQQKEAQVELNGLYNVVLEQVEKPLLELALKAYNGNQVKTAQMLGINRNTLKKKIDNYKIKVKRNSLLTAIPTTTPQ; this is encoded by the coding sequence ATGACGCCCAATTTGAATAGTTCAGACAATCTCTTCGTTGCAAACCTTCAATCTGTTAGTTTAGAAAAATTAGTAAAAAGCAAACTCGAAGTTTTGTTCCAACAACAAAAAGAAGCTCAAGTTGAACTAAATGGTCTATATAACGTGGTCCTTGAACAGGTTGAAAAACCACTCCTTGAGCTAGCTTTGAAGGCTTATAATGGAAATCAAGTGAAGACTGCACAAATGCTTGGTATTAATAGAAATACTCTTAAGAAAAAAATTGATAATTATAAAATCAAAGTTAAAAGAAACTCTCTTTTAACTGCAATCCCAACAACAACTCCTCAGTAG
- the dnaB gene encoding replicative DNA helicase codes for MSTRLPPQNLEAEQSIIGGLMLEREAYDQVSDVISVDDFYSPANQKIYQAIVDLHAKARPIDLVTVTDALQSRNEFDAIGGYVYLANLLEKTISAAHIATYAQIIKEKSTLRRLIHTSSQIIESAYNSDKQDVDFILDKAESDIFKIGEQKTTQGLVNSMDIVKESIKKIESLYQRKEDVTGISSGFADLDKMTAGFHSGELTIIAARPSMGKTAFSLNLASHMALRQKRTVAYFSLEMGKEAVMMRLLAAESKVSMSEVRTGRIQDTSWPKLISAASQLSEAKLFIDDTSGISPYEIRARCRRLKAQHGIDCIMIDYLQLMDLKQKVESRERAVSEISKALKVISKELSIPVLALAQLNRGVEGRSDRRPMLSDLRESGSIEQDADVIMMLYRDDYYDKEDPEKQGHAEVIIGKQRNGPTGTVKLRFDAKFNRFRDADPEVINPLPPPQLPPNQFSNRPKNFAPQA; via the coding sequence TTGAGCACACGGTTACCGCCTCAAAATTTAGAGGCAGAACAATCTATAATCGGTGGCTTGATGCTTGAGCGTGAAGCTTATGATCAAGTGAGCGATGTCATCTCTGTTGATGACTTTTATTCTCCAGCTAATCAAAAAATTTATCAAGCCATTGTGGATTTGCACGCCAAAGCAAGACCTATCGATTTAGTTACTGTTACGGATGCCCTTCAGTCTCGAAATGAATTCGATGCCATTGGTGGTTATGTTTATCTTGCTAATCTTTTAGAAAAAACTATTTCTGCGGCTCATATTGCTACCTATGCTCAAATAATTAAGGAAAAATCAACTTTACGAAGACTTATTCATACCAGTTCGCAAATTATTGAAAGCGCCTATAATAGTGATAAACAAGACGTAGACTTTATTTTAGATAAAGCCGAGTCTGATATTTTTAAAATTGGAGAACAAAAAACCACCCAGGGTTTAGTCAACTCCATGGATATTGTTAAAGAGAGTATTAAAAAAATTGAATCACTTTATCAACGCAAAGAAGATGTTACAGGTATTTCAAGTGGTTTTGCAGATCTGGATAAAATGACCGCTGGATTTCACTCTGGCGAACTCACCATCATCGCGGCCCGTCCCTCCATGGGAAAAACAGCTTTCAGTTTAAACTTGGCCTCGCACATGGCCTTAAGGCAAAAAAGAACGGTAGCCTACTTTTCATTGGAGATGGGCAAAGAAGCCGTGATGATGAGACTCCTCGCTGCTGAATCTAAAGTTTCGATGTCTGAAGTTCGAACGGGACGTATCCAAGACACCAGCTGGCCTAAGTTAATATCTGCGGCCTCCCAACTGAGCGAGGCCAAACTTTTTATTGATGATACTTCGGGAATTTCTCCCTATGAAATTCGTGCTCGTTGTCGTCGTTTAAAGGCACAGCACGGTATTGATTGTATCATGATCGATTACCTTCAATTGATGGACTTAAAACAAAAAGTGGAAAGTAGAGAGCGTGCTGTTTCGGAAATTTCAAAAGCATTGAAAGTTATTTCCAAAGAACTCTCCATTCCCGTATTGGCACTAGCCCAGCTAAATCGAGGTGTTGAAGGCCGCTCCGATCGAAGACCTATGTTATCTGATTTGCGGGAGTCAGGCTCTATTGAACAAGACGCCGATGTCATCATGATGTTATATAGAGATGATTATTACGATAAAGAAGATCCAGAAAAACAAGGACATGCAGAAGTCATTATTGGTAAACAAAGAAACGGCCCCACTGGCACCGTAAAGCTTCGTTTCGATGCTAAGTTTAACCGATTTAGAGATGCAGATCCCGAGGTCATTAATCCTCTTCCGCCACCACAGTTGCCCCCAAATCAATTTAGCAATAGACCTAAAAACTTTGCCCCTCAGGCCTAG
- a CDS encoding S8 family serine peptidase: MRLLVGFVLLSFGALAGKPESVPGEFIVTFKNNKNAVKLLAENFGKKINSEVNMISPTLRIAHIRSNAVITSEAFVSSIKNDPNVDIVEPNYIYHANYSFGNKANDPLFGKLWGLNNTGQPDPSGQAGEPGIDINALKAWQVQTGSKDVVVAVIDTGVNYKSLDLKENIWTNEAERKGKKGIDDDKNGFIDDVYGWNFVKNNNNPIDDQGHGSHCSGTIGAKGNDGKGIVGVNWNTRIMSLKFLDSGGSGTLENALKAIDYATKNGARVMSNSWGGGGFSETLKQAIERAHKANVIFIAAAGNESNNNDDNPSYPASYDVPNVISVAAIDNKGVMASFSNYGKNTVHIAAPGVNIFSTTNKGYDSWSGTSMATPHVSGVAALVLAQYPEMTNLQLKELILKTARPLKTLRGKTKTAGLVDAYAALMQIVPAPDMEDPANWQTVSYQLSSEHPYKTESKSTWEVTVPDAKEISLYFQKFETEYNYDTLKLYDIDGNLLQTISGNQTDSFSPAIKGNYVKVVLESDKSQEKYGFDISKVAYR; encoded by the coding sequence ATGAGACTTTTAGTAGGATTTGTATTATTATCATTTGGGGCGTTAGCGGGCAAACCAGAGTCTGTTCCTGGAGAGTTTATTGTTACTTTTAAAAATAACAAAAATGCGGTCAAATTACTTGCAGAGAATTTCGGGAAAAAAATAAATAGCGAAGTAAATATGATTTCGCCTACTTTAAGGATCGCACATATTAGATCAAACGCTGTCATCACATCTGAAGCTTTTGTTTCAAGTATTAAAAATGATCCCAATGTTGACATTGTTGAACCCAACTATATCTATCACGCCAATTATTCCTTTGGGAACAAAGCTAATGATCCCTTATTTGGAAAGCTTTGGGGTTTAAACAACACAGGTCAGCCTGATCCGAGCGGTCAAGCTGGTGAGCCTGGAATAGATATTAATGCTTTAAAGGCTTGGCAAGTCCAAACAGGTTCAAAAGATGTTGTTGTGGCGGTCATTGATACAGGAGTTAATTATAAAAGTCTTGATTTGAAAGAAAATATCTGGACTAACGAAGCAGAAAGAAAAGGAAAAAAAGGGATTGATGATGATAAAAATGGTTTTATTGATGATGTCTATGGTTGGAATTTTGTAAAAAACAATAATAACCCCATCGACGATCAAGGCCACGGGTCTCATTGTTCAGGAACTATTGGGGCCAAAGGAAACGATGGTAAAGGTATCGTAGGAGTCAATTGGAACACACGAATCATGTCACTCAAATTCCTAGATAGCGGTGGTTCTGGAACTCTTGAAAATGCTCTTAAAGCCATTGATTATGCAACTAAAAACGGAGCTCGAGTGATGAGTAACTCTTGGGGCGGTGGAGGATTTTCTGAAACCTTGAAGCAAGCAATTGAAAGAGCTCATAAAGCAAACGTCATTTTTATCGCTGCTGCTGGAAATGAATCAAATAACAATGATGATAACCCGTCCTATCCCGCAAGTTATGATGTTCCTAACGTTATTTCTGTAGCGGCCATTGATAACAAAGGCGTTATGGCGAGTTTTTCAAATTATGGAAAAAACACAGTTCATATCGCAGCTCCCGGTGTAAATATTTTTTCAACTACCAACAAAGGATATGACTCATGGTCTGGAACATCCATGGCAACTCCCCATGTCTCTGGGGTTGCGGCTTTGGTATTGGCCCAATATCCAGAGATGACAAATCTTCAATTGAAAGAACTAATATTAAAAACAGCACGACCTTTAAAAACGTTACGAGGAAAAACAAAAACAGCTGGACTTGTTGATGCCTATGCCGCTCTCATGCAAATAGTTCCAGCTCCTGATATGGAAGATCCAGCCAACTGGCAAACGGTCTCCTATCAATTGTCTTCAGAGCATCCGTACAAAACAGAAAGCAAATCCACTTGGGAAGTCACTGTTCCAGATGCTAAAGAAATTTCCTTATACTTTCAAAAATTTGAAACAGAGTATAATTATGACACTTTAAAGTTATATGATATTGATGGAAATTTGTTACAAACAATTTCAGGAAACCAAACAGATTCATTTAGTCCGGCGATCAAAGGAAATTATGTAAAAGTAGTCTTAGAATCAGATAAATCACAAGAAAAATACGGTTTTGATATCAGTAAAGTGGCGTATAGGTAA
- a CDS encoding alpha/beta hydrolase codes for MVEIFEKSSGKIKSFDGSTIYYETRGKGEAIVFVYGIACLMNHWHHQIKYFSKNFCVITFDIRGHHQSNPITNPQNINISSAAKDINSLLESLGINAAHFVGHSFGAPIIFSAFNQFPEKFLSISLINGFSRNPIKGMFGLDVIEPFFHFFRKQFQESPIFFTQLWKWAVYNPISMRAAAMLGGFNLKLTHFKDIEVYAKGVAHLDIHVFLSFFEDMMNFDGDMILKKIDVPTLIISGDEDNVTPKTFQTEMATKIKGSELVRVPYGSHCTQLDFPDYINLKIENFINKTKE; via the coding sequence TTGGTTGAAATTTTTGAGAAATCATCAGGCAAGATCAAATCATTTGATGGAAGTACCATCTACTATGAAACAAGAGGAAAAGGCGAGGCTATTGTGTTTGTCTATGGGATCGCATGTTTAATGAACCATTGGCATCATCAAATTAAATATTTTTCCAAAAATTTTTGTGTGATCACTTTTGATATTCGTGGTCACCATCAGAGCAATCCCATTACGAATCCACAAAACATCAATATATCCTCTGCCGCAAAAGACATTAACTCCCTTTTAGAAAGCTTAGGAATCAATGCGGCTCATTTTGTTGGCCACAGCTTTGGGGCTCCCATTATTTTTTCAGCCTTCAATCAGTTTCCAGAAAAGTTTCTCTCCATTAGCCTCATAAATGGTTTTTCTAGAAACCCTATAAAAGGAATGTTTGGTCTCGACGTCATCGAGCCTTTTTTTCATTTCTTTCGAAAACAATTTCAAGAATCACCCATATTTTTTACTCAACTATGGAAGTGGGCTGTTTATAATCCTATCTCCATGAGGGCCGCCGCCATGCTCGGCGGGTTTAATTTAAAATTAACACATTTTAAAGATATTGAAGTCTATGCAAAAGGAGTGGCTCACCTGGACATCCACGTCTTCCTCTCATTTTTTGAAGACATGATGAATTTTGATGGGGACATGATTTTAAAAAAGATCGACGTCCCAACTCTTATCATTTCCGGCGATGAAGACAATGTAACCCCTAAAACCTTCCAAACAGAAATGGCCACGAAAATCAAAGGCTCCGAACTCGTTCGAGTCCCTTATGGCAGTCACTGCACTCAATTAGATTTTCCAGATTATATTAACCTTAAGATTGAAAATTTTATTAATAAGACCAAAGAATAA
- a CDS encoding DUF2232 domain-containing protein encodes MSRNSRTPKKLSLLLLFSLLSSLVTMFFGGPFLRVLRKSYGPLIYWFFFSLILVLTLIAKTYLLLFILGSLWLAVGMSVELEKLKISFSWNILLSSLLGSVISILGYGYVLNEQGVNNLERFKDYFKETIDKMINSKSGAEIDMEALIFQIPSVVILLFLVSLVVSFLFERRVYFWMKLPKQVSSYKLNFLEYKTKEATIWTALVALLISVIDLKNFNFEMGTRGFEYFKIIQSLSSNLINIFVVVFFFQGFAVLEVFLKKIRASIFFRAFTYFIFIGQLFLVLSFIGFIDFWIDFRFRLEKTGWLKNESI; translated from the coding sequence ATGTCCAGAAACAGTAGAACACCAAAGAAACTGAGTCTCCTGTTGCTGTTTTCACTGTTATCTTCTTTGGTGACAATGTTTTTTGGGGGTCCATTTTTAAGAGTTTTGAGAAAAAGTTATGGCCCTTTAATATATTGGTTTTTTTTTAGTTTGATTTTAGTTTTAACCCTAATAGCAAAAACATATTTGTTATTATTTATATTAGGTTCTTTGTGGTTAGCGGTTGGAATGAGTGTTGAATTAGAAAAATTAAAAATATCTTTTTCTTGGAACATTTTACTTAGTTCTTTACTTGGTTCCGTCATTTCTATTTTAGGATACGGATATGTTTTGAATGAACAGGGAGTTAATAATTTAGAAAGATTTAAGGATTATTTTAAAGAGACTATCGATAAAATGATTAATTCTAAATCTGGCGCTGAAATAGATATGGAAGCTTTGATTTTTCAGATTCCTTCCGTGGTGATTTTATTATTTTTGGTGAGTTTGGTTGTTAGTTTTTTGTTTGAAAGAAGAGTTTATTTTTGGATGAAACTTCCAAAACAAGTTTCAAGTTATAAATTAAACTTCTTAGAATATAAAACCAAAGAAGCTACGATTTGGACGGCTTTGGTAGCGCTTTTAATAAGTGTTATAGATTTAAAGAATTTTAATTTTGAAATGGGCACTCGAGGTTTTGAATATTTTAAAATAATTCAATCCCTGAGTTCAAATTTAATTAATATTTTTGTTGTTGTTTTTTTCTTTCAAGGTTTTGCGGTTTTGGAAGTTTTTTTAAAAAAGATAAGAGCAAGTATTTTTTTTAGGGCGTTTACGTATTTTATTTTTATTGGGCAACTATTTTTAGTTCTTTCATTTATAGGTTTTATCGATTTTTGGATCGATTTTAGATTTAGATTGGAAAAAACAGGTTGGCTGAAAAATGAGAGTATATAA
- a CDS encoding 50S ribosomal protein L9: MKVILQKDIKDLGKAGDLLSVSTGYFRNFLFPRSLALEATESKVKEWDHLKKVSEAKKKKALEEKKTMIAKLSGLSLTFKATAGETDKLFGAITHLEISKELEKHGFSVDKRDIVLDEQIKILGKHKAHVKFAEGLVAELSINVERA; the protein is encoded by the coding sequence ATGAAAGTCATTTTACAGAAAGACATTAAAGATCTTGGAAAAGCCGGAGATCTTTTGAGTGTATCAACAGGGTATTTTAGGAATTTTTTGTTTCCCAGAAGCTTAGCTTTAGAGGCGACTGAGTCTAAAGTGAAAGAGTGGGACCATTTAAAGAAGGTTTCTGAAGCCAAAAAGAAGAAAGCGTTAGAAGAAAAGAAAACCATGATTGCGAAATTAAGTGGCTTATCTTTAACTTTTAAAGCCACAGCTGGAGAAACGGACAAGCTATTTGGGGCTATTACTCACTTGGAAATTTCAAAAGAATTAGAAAAACATGGATTTTCAGTAGATAAAAGAGACATCGTTCTTGACGAACAAATAAAAATACTTGGAAAACACAAGGCTCATGTTAAATTTGCCGAAGGTTTAGTTGCTGAGCTTTCTATTAATGTCGAGAGGGCATAA
- a CDS encoding DNA translocase FtsK 4TM domain-containing protein gives MTAFFKKFRQDVKTILYFGLGVFFALAIYSYNPKDPSLNSIGNKLIPENYCGWIGSFLSDFVYQAFGVSSWLIVAAFLKLSWNSFRGGETHNRNTNLIWLSFLVINFSALISFYYPDTKIFSGKIYLSGIVGLSIAHALVKVLNFAGVQIFLWCSAVILFIFYSEKSLNQIAYSLRKTAEGLKDFFSKQSEKLKTKKEMEIEKKAETDLNFRQSFKSDKFDKPDKSDKQDEKPIEEKAKSINEIEIEDYLPRRKVILKVKTPKRVENWEMPKLSLLDDPPLTRVKIEEKEIRRKADILTDKLRHFSVEGMIVDAKPGPLVTMFEFKPNADVKLSKITELQDDLALALSSESLRVIAPIPGRDVVGIETSNSKRETVYYKDLLEEEAFWSDEFKLPIALGRQVNGEPKIVDLRKMPHLLVAGTTGSGKSVLITSIIAGLIFKHSPKTLRLILVDPKQVDLAAYANIPHLLMPPVTDPKKAVTALKWAIREMEKRYKSMSKFGARGLEGFNETVSKLSAEEILEHEKINKEYESQGVMKLEQYYYAPLPYVVIVVEEFGDLMAVDKQNVEHGVVRLAQMARASGMHLILAMQSPRKEVVTGLIKTNIPGRVGLKVASKMDSRIILDEGGAERLLPNGDMLFLAPGISKPMRHHGPYLSEKEINGLAEHWSIQGAPEYDAMALKALETNLEGSEGDSLATTGDEDIDEMYDQILSWTAEQKEVSASLLQRRFRLGYPRAARIIEIFEKEGVVGPSNGSKPRSVLVNSLNH, from the coding sequence ATGACTGCATTTTTTAAAAAATTTAGGCAAGACGTAAAGACGATATTATATTTTGGTTTGGGTGTGTTTTTTGCCTTAGCCATCTATAGTTATAACCCCAAAGATCCCTCACTTAATTCCATTGGTAACAAACTAATACCAGAAAATTATTGTGGATGGATAGGCTCCTTTTTATCAGATTTTGTTTACCAGGCCTTTGGGGTTTCTTCCTGGCTTATCGTGGCGGCTTTTCTCAAATTAAGTTGGAATAGTTTTCGTGGCGGCGAGACCCACAATAGGAACACCAATTTAATTTGGTTAAGTTTTTTAGTAATAAATTTTTCGGCCCTAATCTCTTTTTATTATCCAGATACAAAAATATTTAGCGGAAAAATTTATTTATCTGGAATTGTGGGGCTTTCGATTGCACACGCTTTAGTAAAAGTTTTAAATTTTGCAGGAGTGCAAATATTTTTATGGTGTAGCGCTGTTATTTTATTTATTTTTTATTCAGAAAAAAGCTTGAATCAAATTGCCTATTCACTAAGAAAAACAGCAGAAGGTTTAAAGGATTTTTTTTCAAAACAATCTGAGAAATTAAAAACTAAAAAAGAAATGGAAATAGAAAAAAAAGCAGAAACGGATTTAAACTTTAGACAAAGTTTTAAATCTGACAAATTTGACAAGCCTGACAAATCTGACAAACAAGATGAAAAGCCCATAGAAGAAAAAGCTAAATCTATAAATGAGATAGAGATTGAAGACTACTTACCAAGAAGGAAAGTTATTCTCAAAGTAAAAACTCCGAAGAGGGTCGAAAATTGGGAAATGCCAAAACTTTCCTTATTAGATGACCCGCCCTTAACGAGAGTTAAAATTGAAGAGAAGGAAATAAGAAGAAAGGCAGATATTTTAACAGATAAGCTAAGACACTTTTCTGTAGAAGGAATGATTGTTGATGCCAAGCCGGGACCCCTAGTAACCATGTTTGAATTTAAACCAAATGCGGATGTGAAACTTAGCAAGATCACAGAATTACAAGACGATCTAGCCTTGGCGCTTTCGAGTGAGTCCCTTCGCGTGATCGCGCCTATTCCCGGAAGAGACGTTGTTGGTATTGAGACCTCTAATTCCAAAAGAGAAACGGTATACTATAAGGATTTATTAGAAGAAGAAGCTTTTTGGTCAGACGAGTTTAAACTACCTATTGCTCTTGGAAGACAAGTAAATGGAGAGCCAAAAATAGTGGATCTTAGAAAAATGCCACATTTGTTGGTGGCAGGAACGACAGGTTCTGGAAAATCAGTACTGATAACTTCTATTATTGCGGGACTGATATTTAAACATTCTCCCAAAACTTTAAGACTAATTCTTGTAGATCCTAAGCAAGTGGATTTGGCCGCATATGCTAATATTCCACATTTATTAATGCCTCCTGTAACCGACCCAAAGAAAGCCGTTACGGCGCTGAAATGGGCCATCAGAGAAATGGAAAAACGATATAAATCCATGAGTAAGTTTGGAGCGCGAGGCCTTGAGGGTTTTAATGAAACAGTATCAAAATTGAGTGCTGAAGAGATTTTAGAACATGAAAAAATTAATAAAGAATATGAATCCCAGGGGGTGATGAAGCTTGAGCAATATTATTATGCCCCCCTACCCTATGTCGTTATTGTGGTTGAAGAGTTTGGTGATTTGATGGCAGTAGATAAGCAAAATGTGGAGCATGGTGTGGTACGGTTGGCGCAAATGGCCCGTGCTTCTGGAATGCATTTAATTTTAGCGATGCAATCTCCCAGAAAAGAAGTTGTCACAGGATTAATAAAAACAAATATTCCAGGCAGAGTCGGACTCAAAGTGGCATCAAAAATGGATTCTCGAATCATCTTAGATGAAGGAGGGGCTGAACGGTTATTACCAAATGGAGACATGTTATTTTTAGCCCCCGGAATATCCAAACCGATGCGCCACCATGGACCTTATTTATCTGAGAAAGAAATAAATGGATTAGCAGAACATTGGTCCATACAAGGGGCCCCTGAGTACGATGCGATGGCATTAAAAGCTTTGGAAACAAACCTCGAAGGAAGCGAAGGGGACTCTTTGGCGACCACTGGGGATGAAGATATAGATGAAATGTATGATCAAATTTTATCTTGGACTGCAGAGCAAAAAGAGGTTAGCGCTTCTTTGTTACAGCGGCGGTTTAGACTGGGATATCCAAGGGCGGCAAGAATAATTGAAATTTTTGAAAAAGAAGGCGTTGTGGGACCATCAAATGGAAGCAAACCCAGATCTGTTTTGGTAAACAGCTTGAACCATTAA
- a CDS encoding radical SAM protein, with protein sequence MIKINEIFYSIQGETTYSGLPTVFVRTTGCHLRCTYCDTQYSYYEGRFKDSSEILSEIKKYSTNYVCITGGEPLLQKSVLILMSLLCDLNYKVSLETSGSKVIDQVDPRVKIILDVKTPDSGAKNSFLLENLNFANTLTELKFVICSENDFNWSENFCRQHDLFEKYTVLYSPSYGNVSERWLAEKILNENSSARLQLQLHKIIWDPNKRGV encoded by the coding sequence ATGATAAAAATAAATGAAATTTTTTATAGCATTCAAGGCGAGACAACTTATTCAGGCCTTCCCACTGTTTTTGTTAGAACCACGGGCTGCCATCTTCGATGCACCTATTGCGACACTCAGTATTCTTATTATGAGGGTCGTTTTAAAGATAGTTCAGAAATTCTATCAGAAATAAAAAAGTATTCTACTAACTATGTCTGCATCACTGGCGGAGAACCTTTATTACAAAAATCAGTCCTTATTTTGATGAGTTTATTATGTGACTTAAATTATAAGGTGTCTTTAGAAACAAGTGGATCAAAAGTTATTGACCAAGTTGATCCTAGGGTTAAAATTATTTTAGATGTTAAAACCCCAGACAGTGGTGCTAAAAATAGTTTTTTGTTAGAAAATTTAAATTTTGCAAATACCTTGACTGAATTAAAATTTGTTATTTGTTCTGAAAATGATTTTAACTGGTCAGAAAATTTTTGCCGTCAACATGATTTGTTTGAAAAATACACTGTGTTATACAGTCCTTCTTATGGAAATGTTTCAGAACGATGGTTGGCAGAGAAAATTTTAAATGAAAATTCTTCCGCAAGACTTCAACTCCAATTACATAAAATTATTTGGGATCCAAACAAAAGAGGAGTTTGA